A single genomic interval of Camelina sativa cultivar DH55 chromosome 11, Cs, whole genome shotgun sequence harbors:
- the LOC104724354 gene encoding thaumatin-like protein has protein sequence MKFYSTSLLQLFIISSCIVYGKVTSHEVTFYVQNKCSFPIWPAVAPNSGHPVLASGGFYLPCGGIERIDAPWGWSGRIWARTGCDFTSNWKQACETGDCDGHLECNGLIGKPPATLIQIAVQADKFKPNFYDVSLVDGYNLPVAVNSKPISSKCAISGCHKDLKTTCPEELQVLNEEGRIVACKSACLAFDNDRFCCRNAYGTPGKCKRNMYSMLFKEACPNYYSYAYDTPPPLVTCSAKEYLITFCPSSWGHSST, from the exons ATGAAATTCTACTCCACCTCCCTGTTACAACTTTTTATTATATCGAGTTGTATAGTGTATG GCAAAGTAACAAGTCATGAAGTAACATTTTATGTGCAAAATAAATGTTCATTTCCAATTTGGCCGGCGGTTGCCCCCAACTCCGGCCATCCAGTGCTAGCCTCTGGTGGATTTTATCTGCCATGCGGAGGTATTGAACGCATTGATGCTCCCTGGGGCTGGAGTGGTCGCATTTGGGCTAGAACTGGCTGTGACTTCACCTCCAACTGGAAACAAGCTTGTGAAACAG GTGATTGTGATGGACATTTGGAGTGTAATGGATTGATCGGAAAACCGCCGGCAACACTTATTCAAATTGCGGTACAAGCCGACAAATTCAAACCTAATTTCTACGATGTAAGTCTCGTGGACGGTTATAATCTCCCTGTAGCAGTGAACTCCAAACCCATATCATCCAAATGTGCCATCTCAGGCTGCCATAAAGATCTCAAAACCACATGTCCTGAAGAACTACAG GTTTTGAACGAAGAGGGACGAATCGTGGCGTGCAAGAGTGCATGCTTAGCGTTTGATAACGACAGGTTTTGTTGCCGGAACGCGTATGGAACGCCCGGAAAGTGCAAAAGAAATATGTACTCCATGTTGTTTAAAGAGGCTTGTCCCAATTATTACAGTTATGCCTACGACACACCTCCGCCTTTGGTCACTTGCTCCGCCAAAGAATATCTTATCACATTTTGTCCATCGAGTTGGGGTCACAGTTCCACGTAA
- the LOC104724353 gene encoding AAA-ATPase ASD, mitochondrial-like, translating into MGTMSEVWTNTGSALASLVFIYTIFERFFPAHRVREHFEPLAQRLVGLVYPYIQITFHEYSGQRFKRSDVYDAIQSYLSKDSSSRAKKLTANRVKGNNSIVLSMDDHEEITDEFEGVKVWWQAKKHQSESRSISFYPKAEESRFYMLKFHRCDRQVITERYLDHVMSEGKIVGVKNRERKLYSNNPSENWSGYKQTKWSHVTFEHPATFDTLAMEDKKKEEIKNDLIKFSNSKDYYKKIGKAWKRGYLLFGPPGTGKSTMIAAMANFLEYDVYDLELTTVKDNTELRRLLIETSVKSIIVIEDIDCSLDLTGQRKQKKEEEEEDGDETNPIEKQMKKEKDENKGSKVTLSGLLNFIDGLWSSCGGERIIVFTTNFIDKLDPALIRKGRMDKRIEMSYCGLEAFKLLAKNYLDAKEEDDSELFDEIKRLLEVEEIKMTPADVGENLLKRSEVETKEFCLKRLIEALKEEKEEAKRRIEDEEKKKKEEEDTKRKKREEKKTKSEEKEQNGIATKEV; encoded by the coding sequence ATGGGGACAATGAGTGAAGTATGGACTAACACAGGCTCTGCTCTCGCAAGCTTAGTTTTTATATACACAATCTTCGAGCGATTCTTCCCTGCCCACCGTGTCCGAGAGCACTTCGAACCATTAGCTCAAAGGCTCGTCGGTCTTGTCTACCCTTACATTCAGATAACGTTCCATGAATATAGCGGTCAGCGGTTCAAGCGAAGCGATGTCTATGATGCGATCCAGAGCTATCTTAGCAAAGACTCTTCTTCTCGAGCCAAGAAACTAACGGCCAACAGAGTCAAAGGAAATAACTCTATCGTCCTTAGCATGGACGACCATGAAGAGATCACTGATGAGTTTGAAGGGGTCAAAGTTTGGTGGCAAGCGAAGAAGCATCAAAGCGAAAGCCGATCTATCTCCTTTTACCCTAAAGCTGAGGAGTCAAGATTCTACATGCTTAAGTTTCATAGATGTGACAGGCAAGTAATCACAGAGAGGTATCTTGATCATGTTATGAGTGAAGGCAAGATAGTTGGGGTTAAGAACAGAGAAAGGAAGCTTTATTCAAACAATCCAAGCGAGAATTGGTCTGGCTATAAGCAAACGAAGTGGAGCCATGTCACTTTCGAGCATCCTGCTACATTTGATACTCTTGCTATGgaagataagaagaaagaagagatcaagaacgATCTGATCAAGTTTAGTAATAGCAAAGATTACTACAAGAAGATTGGGAAAGCGTGGAAACGAGGGTATCTCTTGTTCGGTCCACCAGGAACAGGAAAGTCAACAATGATTGCTGCCATGGCGAATTTCTTGGAGTATGATGTCTATGATCTTGAATTGACAACGGTTAAGGATAATACAGAGCTGAGAAGGTTGTTGATTGAGACCTCAGTGAAGTCTATAATTGTTATTGAAGATATCGATTGTTCTCTTGATTTAACTGGTCAGAGGAAgcagaagaaggaggaggaggaggaagacggAGATGAGACTAACCCTATTGAGAAGCagatgaaaaaagagaaagatgagaaTAAAGGAAGTAAAGTGACATTATCAGGGCTATTGAATTTCATTGATGGATTATGGTCATCTTGTGGTGGTGAGAGGATCATTGTGTTCACTACTAATTTCATAGATAAATTAGACCCGGCTTTGATTCGAAAAGGGAGAATGGACAAGCGTATAGAGATGTCGTATTGCGGTTTAGAAGCGTTTAAATTGTTGGCAAAGAATTATTTGGATgctaaggaagaagatgatagtGAGTTGTTTGATGAGATCAAGAGGTTACTTGAGgtagaagaaatcaagatgACGCCAGCTGATGTGGGAGAGAACCTGCTGAAGAGATCAGAAGTTGAGACTAAGGAGTTTTGTCTGAAGCGATTGATCGAAGCGTTGAAGGAGGAGAAAGAGGAAGCGAAGAGGAGGATTgaggatgaggagaagaagaagaaagaagaggaagacactaagaggaagaagagagaggagaagaagactaAATCAGAAGAGAAGGAACAAAATGGAATAGCAACAAAAGAAGTCTGA